In Limibacter armeniacum, a single window of DNA contains:
- a CDS encoding energy transducer TonB codes for MKHFLKYLFLIATFTIVQSSFAQQPKEKLNCPIEYDSLHGMDVYWIVDRMPIPEDGNMNDVLKGIGKCLSVPSESELRTHGKPLISFVVDENGVVISVRIKQGNVSKDSEERVYEFLKTIYWKPGKCKSKYVPVRMDLVFSCIKLG; via the coding sequence ATGAAGCACTTTCTCAAATACTTATTTCTTATTGCTACTTTCACTATTGTGCAAAGCAGTTTTGCACAGCAACCCAAAGAAAAGCTTAACTGTCCGATAGAATATGATAGTCTTCATGGGATGGATGTCTATTGGATAGTTGATAGGATGCCTATACCTGAAGATGGAAACATGAACGATGTATTAAAAGGGATTGGAAAATGCTTGAGTGTTCCTTCAGAAAGTGAATTAAGGACTCATGGTAAACCTTTAATTTCATTCGTTGTAGATGAGAATGGTGTTGTTATTTCTGTTAGAATAAAGCAGGGAAATGTATCTAAAGACTCAGAAGAGAGAGTCTATGAATTCTTAAAAACAATTTATTGGAAGCCAGGGAAGTGTAAGAGTAAATATGTGCCAGTAAGAATGGATTTAGTATTTAGTTGCATAAAACTTGGTTGA